In one window of Helianthus annuus cultivar XRQ/B chromosome 17, HanXRQr2.0-SUNRISE, whole genome shotgun sequence DNA:
- the LOC110925066 gene encoding uncharacterized protein LOC110925066: MDVFLRPLVDELKQLWQTGVRTKDAATNTYFTMKAALLWTINDFPARSSLSGWSGQGYMACPTCNQDTPSIRVTGKCAYVGHRRFLDANHPWRTSLDFNGRPETRDPPRQFSPADIEAQLGRLINRLPGKHPDFGDRRITRSDFELNWSKRSILFDLEYWSSLQLKHNLDVMHIEKNVCDSLLGTLLMNDKSKDTPNARSDLEKLNIRPSQWLKQSGGKFLSPHPKYSFKSDDRKLFCQFIKNVKLPDGFGSNISKRVTDNNANITGLKSHDCHILMQRLIPIGVRGLLTKDTSTPIVDLCMFFKQLCSRTLSVDDMKKAKDDIVTILCKLEMIYPPAFFDIMVHLLVHLPDEAIAGGPVAFRWMYPFERYMKKLKNYVKNPARPEGCIAECYVFEEALTFCSMYLKDVQTKFNRPDRNDDVVVEKRKLWVFESKCRYVGARKEKYLSFIEKSKMEWFVLENCAEVREYMNEFKHTHPHDDLKTKFPGWFLHKVHSMKTQNSPEFHPELYALSICAKMTAYTYTACIVNGVRFKTLERDAKCATQNSGVEVVGENGVKFYGQLEEIIELRYTNDYSTVLFRCKWFDTQRGVNHDNNITSISTEHEWDKDDQLIFASQAKQVFFIQETSRNQKINIGIMFSILLIFAYLMADVAPWGHGGDSAGDPPLPPGGFRGTHETDAVPPKRVRGKAKNEKLRRLVKAGGPVSLTFDRQVTYTPVGKTRDMFSREAGLYMWRSIPFDKIGWDNVEQHYKDALMNHLRENFNFDEVERDIEAKNLTGGIRVVLMKRYSDRKYEAKKLFKSKGGYDDLESARAFHPKDMPYDNWLRTIEGFREEKYIKRSKANTLVREKQQFPYRGGTSSYGSTAYKNDMDWVPTYAKTHTDNQGNWVDPVAEQNYRNIQHATSEWRGEGPPIAPYQEALGERRGWYRGMGPKPSSNTSSHSSSNMSSSQARTQEPFSEDFVNSLFQTPSFLNQLNNYLASQGKGKGKSKDYDSDNLFDNESDDEPNDNDDDE, from the exons ATGGACGTTTTCCTTAGACCGTTAGTGGATGAGCTTAAGCAATTGTGGCAGACAGGTGTACGTACTAAAGACGCGGCAACAAACACATACTTCACAATGAAGGCGGCGTTGTTATGGACCATAAATGACTTTCCAGCCCGTAGTAGCCTATCAGGTTGGAGCGGACAAGGCTACATGGCATGCCCAACTTGTAACCAAGACACTCCTTCAATACGTGTAACTGGTAAATGTGCTTATGTTGGTCATCGCCGGTTCTTAGATGCCAACCATCCTTGGAGAACAAGTCTCGACTTTAACGGGAGACCCGAGACACGAGACCCTCCGAGACAGTTTAGCCCAGCTGACATAGAAGCTCAACTAGGTCGTTTAATTAATCGTCTACCAGGCAAGCATCCAGATTTTGGAGATAGGAGGATAACCCGGTCAGATTTCGAGTTGAACTGGTCCAAAAGAAGCATACTTTTTGACCTTGAGTATTGGTCTTCTCTGCAGCTGAAACATAACTTAGATGTAATGCATATAGAGAAAAATGTGTGCGACAGCTTGCTCGGTACTCTTCTGATGAACGATAAGAGCAAAGACACGCCAAATGCGCGGTCCGACTTGGAAAAACTAAACATTCGGCCGTCACAATGGCTGAAACAATCGGGTGGCAAGTTCTTAAGTCCCCACCCAAAGTACTCATTCAAGTCCGATGATCGAAAACTTTTTTGTCAgtttataaaaaatgttaaattaCCAGATGGGTTTGGATCTAATATCAGTAAGAGGGTGACAGATAACAATGCTAACATTACCGGGTTGAAATCTCATgactgtcatatcctcatgcaaCGTTTGATACCGATTGGGGTTAGAGGGCTTTTGACTAAAGATACATCTACACCAATAGTAGACCTTTGTATGTTCTTTAAGCAACTTTGCTCTAGAACACTATCGGTGGATGATATGAAGAAAGCAAAGGATGACATTGTTACCATCTTATGCAAGTTAGAGATGATCTATCCACCTGCGTTTTTTGACATTATGGTTCATTTACTTGTGCATTTACCTGATGAAGCGATTGCGGGAGGTCCAGTAGCTTTTAGATGGATGTATCCATTTGAAAGGTACATGAAAAAACTAAAGAACTATGTTAAAAACCCGGCAAGGCCTGAAGGTTGTATAGCTGAATGTTATGTGTTTGAAGAAGCTCTAACATTTTGTTCAATGTACCTTAAAGATGTTCAGACTAAGTTCAATCGCCCAGATAGAAATGATGATGTCGTTGTTGAAAAAAGAAAGTTATGGGTGTTTGAGTCCAAATGTCGTTATGTTGGCGCAAGAAAGGAGAAATATCTATCATTCATCGAAAAAAGCAAGATGGAATGGTTTGTCCTCGAAAACTGCGCAGAAGTTAGGGAGTACATGAA TGAATTCAAACATACACATCCCCATGATGATCTTAAAACCAAATTTCCGGGATGGTTTCTCCATAag GTCCATTCGATGAAAACACAAAATTCTCCAGAATTCCACCCGGAGTTGTATGCTCTTTCAATTTGTGCGAAAATGACTGCTTACACTTACACTGCTTGCATAGTCAACGGTGTTAGGTTTAAGACACTTGAACGTGATGCAAAATGCGCAACGCAAAACTCTGGGGTGGAAGTGGTTGGAGAGAACGGTGTGAAATTTTATGGCCAATTAGAAGAAATTATTGAGTTGCGTTATACAAATGATTATTCCACTGTCCTATTTCGGTGCAAGTGGTTTGATACTCAAAGGGGTGTAAACCATGACAATAATATCACCAGTATAAGCACTGAACATGAATGGGACAAAGACGATCAACTCATATTTGCTTCGCAAGCCAAACAAGTGTTCTTCATCCAAGAAACGTCTCgaaaccaaaaaataaacattG GGATTATGTTTTCGATATTGTTGATATTCGCGTATCTGATGGCTGATGTGGCCCCCTGGGGACATGGGGGTGACAGCGCTGGTGATCCACCGCTTCCTCCTGGTGGATTTCGTGGCACACACGAGACAGACG CGGTTCCCCCGAAGAGGGTTAGGGGGAAAGCAAAAAACGAGAAACTAAGGCGTCTGGTAAAAGCGGGGGGGCCTGTATCGCTTACGTTTGACAGGCAGGTGACGTATACCCCTGTTGGTAAAACAAGGGATATGTTTTCACGGGAGGCCGGCCTGTATATGTGGCGGTCCATCCCCTTCGATAAAATTGGATGGGATAACGTTGAACAACATTACAAGGATGCCCTCATGAACCACTTACGG gaaaatttcaattttgatgAAGTGGAACGTGATATAGAGGCCAAAAACTTGACGGGTGGCATTAGGGTTGTGCTTATGAAGCGGTACTCTGACCGCAAGTACGAGGCTAAAAAATTATTTAAGAGCAAGGGAGGTTACGATGATCTTGAGAGTGCAAGGGCATTCCATCCCAAGGATATGCCCTATGATAACTGGTTGAGAACCATCGAAGGTTTCCGGgaagaaaaatatattaaaagaagcAAGGCCAACACACTAGTACGCGAGAAACAACAATTCCCATACCGTGGGGGGACATCTTCGTACGGTAGCACCGCCTATAAAA ATGATATGGATTGGGTACCTACGTATGCTAAAACCCACACGGACAATCAAGGGAATTGGGTTGATCCGGTTGCTGAACAAAATTAC CGGAACATACAACATGCCACTAGTGAATGGAGAGGTGAGGGTCCGCCAATTGCCCCGTATCAGGAAGCGTTGGGTGAGCGGCGAGGATGGTACCGCGGGATGGGGCCTAAACCTTCTTCCAACACGTCCTCGCACTCGTCATCTAACATGTCGTCTTCGCAAGCTCGGACGCAAGAACCCTTTTCCGAG GATTTTGTTAACAGCTTGTTCCAAACCCCGTCATTTTTGAACCAACTTAACAACTATCTTGCTtcacaaggaaaaggaaaaggaaagtcaAAAGACTACGATTCTGACAACTTATTCGATAATGAATCCGACGATGAACCCAACGATAACGATGACGATGAGTGA